The following is a genomic window from Synechococcus sp. JA-2-3B'a(2-13).
CTCTGATGGGGAAAGCCCCTGGGTGGCTCAGCTGCGCCGTGAGATGCTCCAAGCGCCGGCGCTGGGCTACGTCGTGGAAAATCAAATCACCCAAAAGGCCCTGTTGCAGCGCATTCGCGAGTGCCCTTCGGTAACCCTTTTCAGCCCCGCCCAGGTGCAAAGTTTCTCCCCTGCAGCAGATCACATTCGGGTAGAGCTGGCCCAGGAGGGATCCCGGCAAACTCTGCGAGCTGCTCTGCTAGTGGTTGCAGATGGGGCCCGTTCGCGGCTGCGGGAACAGGCTGGGATCCCGTTATCCCGCTGGGGCTATGGACAGGTGTGCATCGTTTCCACCCTCACCCATGAGCATCCTCACCGGCAGGTGGCCTACGAGCGCTTTCAGGTCAGCGGTCCCTTCGCCATTTTGCCCACCTCCGATCCCCATCGCAGTTGCGTCGTCTGGACAGTGCGCCAAGGGGATCGAGATCGGCTGATGGGCTTGTCTGAGGCTGAGTTTTTGCAGGCCATCCGGCCCTGCTTTGGATCCCAGTTGGGAGCCTTGCTGGCGGCCTCTCCCAGAGCCTGTTATGAGCCACAGCGGGCCCATGCCCAAACCTACATCGGATCCCGGCTAGCTTTGGTGGGGGATGCTGCTCACACCACCCATCCGCTGGGGGGGCAGGGAGCGAATCTGGGCATGCGGGATGTGGCGGCCTTGGCTGCCCTGTTGATCGAAGCCAAAATGGCGGGCCGGGATCCCGGCGATCCGGCTTTGTTAAAAGCCTACGAGCGCTGTCGCCGCCCAGAAAACGCGCTGGTTCTTTTTGCAACCGATGCTGCCAATCGCCTCTTTTCCAACCGAAGCTGGCCGTTGCTGGTCTTGCGTCGCCTGGGCCTGTGGGGACTGGAGGTTTTGCCGCTGCTCAAGCCTGCTTTGATGCGCCAAGCAATGGGGATCCGCCCCCACCAACCCCAACTGCAGCAGCTCCCTTTCCCTGCACCCCCGGAACCTCTGGCTACGCCTGTCTAGATCCGGCCAAACTGTTGAGAGCTGGGCCCAGATCCTCGCCCGCCGCCTTTGTCCCCAGCAGACCAAGCGCTCCACAGGGATCAAGGCTGCTCCAGGGGTAAGTCTGAAAACAGCAATGGGGCAATATTGGCCGCCTGGTTGATGGGGATCTCGTCGTTGACGGCATACTGATAAAACTGATCCAAGCGCCGACACAAACCTTCTGGGGTCAAAGCCTGCACATTGGAGCTGATGATATAGCTTTGGGAAGGAGAGGCGCGAAACGCTTGAAAGGCTTTGCGACAAAAGTCCTGCTTGGCCTCCGGGTCTGCTTGTCGCCACTCTGGCCCCGTCAGCTTTCCGGAGAGAGTAGGACTACTTGCCGCGACCAGAGGCAGTCCCGTTCCCAAAACCAGACCGCCCAGGATGAGCAGCAGGAGGATCCCTTTCAGGAACACCTGACGCCAAAAGAACCCGAGCTTTTGCCCGTTTTGCACCATTGTTGGATAGGCTAAGTGGGTAGGTTGGGATGCCATAGCACCCCTAGCCATCATATCGATCTTCCCGATCCAACTTCATCCCGTTCTCAGAAGCCGACAGCAGACCTGCTCGCCCACAGGCAAGGGTGGCAACAAGTTCTCAACCCATGGCCCGCAGCAAGCCCCGCCAAAAACAGCGCTTTCCCCATCTGCTTGGCTCCAAGTGGACTTCCGCTCAGCCCGTCATGGGTTGGCGACATTTTCAGGTCACTGCCCGCCAACAGGGGGAAGGGGGAGTGGTGTTTGCCGAGCTCAGAGCCGTCTGCGATCCCCAGGTGCGCCTCTGGGTCAACGCGGCCACCCTGAAGAACCGGGATCTTTGGCAGCCGGGCTGGACGCCTCTCGAAGACGGGATCCCCTGTGGGCGGCAGGATCCCCTTCTGGACAGGGCTGGGGGATAGTTTCTCTCAAGCTGGGGCTCAGGGATCGATTAGGATCATCTCTCTAGTGTGGTGTTTTAATTCGGAAGCTTGAGGAGAAGAAAGCGAGATGGCCAGATGTGACGTTTGCGGAAAAGATCTTAGCTACAGCGATTATCAGTGGGCCAAGCGCTGCGCCAATCCCTACGGGAAATCCCACCTCATCTGCTTTGACTGCTACAGTGGCTCTTCTTGTCCCATCTGCTACTCCCCTCTCGAGTCGGCAGAATAGAGAGAGGTCGTTCTCAAAAGCCGCTTGTCCTCTCCCCGTGAGCCAAGCTCTTGGGAGGAAGTGGCAGAGGTCTCGATGGTTTTCCCAAGGGAGCCGGAACAGTGCGCATTGGCCAGGGCTATGACATCCACCGCCTCGTCGAGGGGCGCCCCCTGATCCTAGGTGGGATCCGGATCCCTTACGAAAAAGGGCTGTTGGGCCACAGCGACGCCGACGTGCTCACCCACGCCATCATGGACGCTCTCCTGGGGGCCGCCGCCCTGCGGGACATCGGCTACTACTTTCCCCCCGAAGACGAGCGCTGGAAGGGGGCAGACAGCATTCTCCTCTTGCAGCAGGTGGTGCAACTGGTAGGCCAAGAGGGCTGGCGCATTGCCAATGTCGATAGCGTCGTGGTAGCGGAGCAGCCTAAGCTCAAGCCCCACATCCCCGCCATACAGGCCCGCCTGGCCGAGGCCATGCAACTATCGCCCAAACAAGTAGGCGTGAAGGCCACCACCAACGAAAAACTGGGCCCCGTCGGCCAGGGAGAAGCCATGGCCGCCTTTGCCGTCGTCCTGTTGCTGGAACGCTGAGCCGCCGCTTTCTGGGAAGCACCTGGTCATCGCGCTGCCCAAGCTGCCAAACTGGCAAGCAACCGCTTCAAAAGTTTGCCCCAATTGCCGTGCAACCCCCTGCTGCCTCGATTGGGAGAGGGGCTGGGGGTGAGGGGCGCTGGCGGGCCCTTTCAAACTTGCTCGGATACTCAGCCAAGGAAATGGCAGGCCAAAACACCACCTCAACAGAGCAGCTCAAGAGAAGCCTTTTTGTTCCCCTATTCCTAGGGATCCTCCTCCTCTGGCTTGGCGCCTGTGCTGCTCCCGCCCGCCCGCCCCATCTCATTGCCACCGTTACCTCGGATCCCAAAACCTTCAACACCTATCTGGCCACCGAGAGCTCCAGCCGCGACGCCATCGCCTACCTAGAGGCGGGCCTGGTCACCCTCGATGAAGATACCCTCCTGCCCAAGCCGGAGCTGGCGGAAGGCTGGGAAGTGTCTGAGGACGGCTTGCGCTATGTCTTTACCTTGCGGGAAGGGCTGCGCTGGTCGGATGGAGAGCCTCTGACAGCAGCAGATGTGGACTTTACCTTTAACCGCATCATCTTCAACGAGCGGATCCCGACTTCTGCGCGGGATGTGCAGCGAATTGGAGAAGCTGGAGCACTGCCTCAGGTGCGGGCCCTGGACGAGCGGCGGATTGAGTTTATTTTACCGGAGCCCTTCGCTCCCTTTCTGCTGCAGGCGGGATCCCCCATTTTGCCCAAGCACATCCTCGAGCCCACCGTCGAGCAGGTGGACAGCCAGGGCAACCCCCTTTTCTTGCAAACCTGGGGTATCGACACGCCGGTGCAGGAGTTGGTGGGGGCCGGCCCCTATATCTTGCAGGAATACACCCCCGGCCAGCGGCTGGTGTACCGGCCCAACCCCTATTACTGGAAAGGGGAAGGGATCCCGCGCATTGAACGGGTAATCCTGCGCATTGTGGACTCAGAGGACACCGCGCTGCTGCAGTTTCGCTCCGGCGAGACCGACGTGTTTTCGGTGCGGGGGAGAGATTTTCAGCTCTTGAAGCGGGAAGAAGAACGGGATCAGTTCACCATCTACAATCTCGGCCAGACATTGAACAACTATTTCTTTGCCTTCAACCTCAGCCGCGCCCGTAACCCCCAGACCGGGCGGCCTTTTGTGGATCCCGTCAAAAGCCGCTGGTTTAACGATTTGAACTTCCGCCGGGCGGTGGCCCACGCCATGAACCGGCAGTTTTACGTCGATAGCGTCCTGCAAGGGTTGGGCGAGATCCAGCACTCGGTCTTCTCCCCCGCCAGCCCTTTCTACCTCAGCCCCGAAGAGGGCTTGCCCACCTACGACTACAACCCTGAAAAAGCGCGGCAACTGCTCCTCGATGCCGGATACACCTATGATGCTGAGGGCCACCTGCGGGATTCCGAGGGCAACCGTGTCCGTTTCACCTTGCTCACCAACGCCGGCAACAATCAGCGGGAGGCCACCGGCGCGTTGATCAAAGCTGATCTGGAGCGGATCGGCATCACCGTTGATTTTACCCCCATCGCCTTCAACACCCTGGTGCAGCGCACCGATAGCCGCGACTGGGAAACCCTGCTGCTGGGCTTTGGTGGCGGCGGCACCGAGCCCAACAACGGCTCCAACATCTGGCGCAGCGATGGCCGTTTGCACCTCTTCAATCTGGGAGATTTGCCCGGCAACCCGGCAGAAGGGGTTGAGGTCAGCGATTGGGAACGGGAGATCGACCGCATCTTTATTGAAGGGGTGCGGGAACTGGAGTTTGAGAAGCGCAAAGCCCTCTACGACCGGTTTCAAATCATCATTCAGGAACAACTGCCCCAAATCGGCACTTTTAACCCCCTGGTTCTCTCGGCCCTGCGCAACCGCATTCAAGGGGTGGATCCCCGACCTATTCTGGGGCCCTTGTGGAATTTGGATCAGCTCTACATTCAAGAGTAGAACTTCTGATGACGTGTCTGATGATGCATCTGATGATGTGGGATAGGGAGAGGCTGTCTGAACTGTTGAGTTGTGTCCCTATCGCCACATTTGGCAGGTGAAACTTAGTTGTAGGTTGGGTTGCGGATGTCTTGAATTTTGCAACTATTTCACCGTCAACTCCACGTCCCCCGCACTCCTGAGAATGTTGATCCCCACTCCCCCCGCTTGTAAATAGAGGCCGATGTCCAGGGATCCCTGGCCCACCTGCACATTCTCAAGAATGACATGGGGCAGCCACAGGGGCAGAGTGGGCTTGGTTAAATGTACCCGTTGAGCCAGCCCGTCGATCTCCAGCCCCAGACAAGCCTGCAGCAGCAAAAACACACTGGCCGCCGCCCAAGACTGGGGCAGACAGGCCACCGGATAAAGGGTGGGGCCCTCCCGCTGTCGCCGCCGAAAGCCACAAAACAGCTCAGGCAGCCGCTTCAGCTCCAGAAACTGGCTGGCATCGAACAGCGCTGTCAAGACCCGCACCGCTTCGCCCTTGAAGCCATAGCGAGATAAGCCTGCGGCAATCAAGGCATTGTCGTGGGGCCAGATGGAGCCATTGTGGTAGGACATGGGGTTGTAGCGCCCCTCTCCCTCCGGCACTGTGCGGATCCCCCAGCCGCTGAAGAAAGCTGGCTCCAGCAGTTGCCGGGCAATGCAGGCAGCATGCTCGGGATGGGCAATCCCCGAAAACAGACAGTGGCCCATGTTGGAGCTGCGCACCCGGCAGGGTTGCTTCTGGCCATCCAAAGCCAGGGCATAGCCCCCCAACTCTTCGCACCAGAAGTGATCCCAAAACTGCTGCTGCAGCTTTTCCGCTTGTTGTCGCAACTGGGCTGCTTGCTCTTGCCGCCCCAGCAGCTCGGCCATCTCTGCTGCCAACTGCTTAGCTTCGTAGGCATAGCCCTGCACCTCGCACAGGGCCAAGGGGGGTTCTGCCAGGGATCCGTCCGGGTAGAAGATGGCATCTTCAGAATCTTTCCAGCCCTGGTTGCGCAGGCCCCGCCGCGCCTTGCCGGCATACTCCAAAAAGCCGTCCCCGTCCGCATCCCCGTAAGTGTCCATCCAGTGCAGGGCTGCTTCGATGTTTGGCCAGAGCTGCCGCAACAGCTCTAGATCGCCGCTGCGGCGCACGTAGCGCCCTGCTAGCACCACAAACAAAGGGGTGGAGTCAATGCTGCCGAAATAATTGCCAAAGGGGATCTCGCGCGTCTTGGCCATCTCGCTGGAGCGCTGCTCATGCAGGATCTTGCCAGGCTCGGCATCGCGGCTGGGATCCACCTCCTGGGCCTGGTGGGCCGCCAGATACAGCAGCACCCCCCGCGCCAAGTCTGGAAACCACCAGAGAGTGGCCAGGGCGGTGATCAGGGCATCGCGCCCGAAGACCGTGGTAAACCAAGGCACCCCCGCATAGGGATAAAGCCCGTAGGGAGTGCGGGTGAGCATCATCAGCAGATCATCCCGTGAGGCGTTGAGCCAATCGTTAAACTGAGCATTGCCGGTGTCGATCCGGTGGGCTTGCGCCCGCAAGGAAGCCCTTTGCTCCCGCTCCGCCTGCAGAGCCTCCTGGTAGGTCAAAGGGGCGATCTCCTCCCCGCCGTAGCTGCAGATCACCCTCAGCTCCAAATCCCGTTCCTCCTGCGGGGCCAAAGGCACCCACCACTGCGCCAGCTTCTCCGACACTAGCTCCGGCGCCGGCAAAAATTGCAACTGGGTTTGCCGCTCCACTCCATCCAAGCCGCGGTAGCGGAGAACCACTCCCTCAGGGTTCACCTGGGCCGGCAGCACTTGACCCCGCTGGGCCCGTCGGATGCCCCGGATCTCAAAAATATCGGCAAAGTCCGCCTCAAAGCGCAGGGTAATCGGCACGCGAAACGGCTCCGAGCCGTAGTTGTGAATGCGAATGCGCTCGTAGGCTACGTTGTTCCACAGAAAAGTAGTCCGTAGAACATGCAGGGTATCTTGACCGATAAACTGCCCCTCTGAGGTGGTGAACTCCGGGTTGGTCAGATCCACCGCCAAAATATCTTTGTCTTCCCGCACCTCTGAGCTGAGCAGCAGGAACTGCTTTCCCTGCAAGTCCAACACCCAGCGGGACAAAAAGCGGGTGTCGTCCCGGAAGAGGCCATGATCCCGGATGCCGAGGGGGCGCATGTTCCCTCGCCGGTCAAAGATGGCAAAGCAGTTGTCATGCTTGAGAACATGAGAGCGTGCCTCCACCCAAGAGGCGCTGGCCCGGATGTAGTACTGATCTTGAATTTGGATGATGTCTTCTGCCATCTCGGTCTTCTCGATCCCTATCCAGCCGGTCTCCTACGCGAACAGCTTACTGCTATCGGTCCACTCAAAGAAGGCGAAGAAGCAGGGGCCCCCCGATGCAGCCCAGCAGCCCTAGCTGCTACTTGGCCCATCTAAGCCTTATTAAGCTGCCTTCTTCGCGACATCTCCTGCCGCTCGTTCACCAGTTGGCGGTAGAGAGCCTCGTAGTCCGACACCATTCTTTCCACGCTGAACCGCTCCTCAAACACCTGCCGCACCCCGGCTCGGCTCAGGGATCCCACCTTCTCCACAGCCTCCACTGCTTCCTCCACCGAGTCGACAATAAAGCCGGAGCGCCTGTCGGCCATTACCTCGGGTACTGAGCCAAAACGGGTGGCAATTACCGGCGTGCCACAGGCCATCGCTTCAATCATCACCAGCCCAAAGGGCTCCGGCCAGCGGATGGGAAACAGCACCGCATAGGCCTTGCCCAAAAACTCGCTTTTCTCTTGGTCGGTGATTTCCCCTATGATCTCCACATTGGGGTGGCGACTGGCCAAAGGCTTAATTTCTAACTCGTAGTACTGGCGATCCACCGCATCGATCTTGATAGCAGCCTTCAGCGGCATCCCTGCCCGCGCCGCAATTTCAATAGCCGTGTCCAGCCCTTTTTCCGGGGAGACCCGGCCCAAAAAGGCCAGGTAGTCCCCCTTTTCTGGATAGAAACGGTGGAGATCCAGGGGCAAGCCGTGGTAGACCGTCCCCACCCAGCGGGCCTGGGGCAGCGGCAGCCGCTGGGCGTTGGAGATGGAGACCACCGGAATGTCCTGAAACTCGGTGTAGAGGGGCTGCAGCTCCGGAATGTCCAGTCGCCCGTGTAGGGTGGCCAAAAAAGAAACCTGCGGGTGGCGACGGGCCAGGGCATAGGGATAGTAGTCGATGTGGCCGTGGATAATGTCAAACTCGTCGGCCATCTGAAAGGCTTTCTCCACCATCAAAATATGAGGAGCCACTGTGTCGATGGCCGTGGGATCCAAACGCAAAGCCCGCTCCCGAAAGGGGATGAGGCGAGCTTGGGTTTGGGAGTCGCCGCTGGCAAACAACGTCACCTCATGCCCCCGCCGCACCAGCTCTTCGGTGAGCCAAGACACAACTCGCTCGGTGCCGCCGTAGAGCTTGGGGGGCACACTCTCATGCAAAGGGGCAATCTGAGCAATGCGCATAGCCATCCTCCACACCGAATCATCACTGCTTAACGAAAACTTCTGCTGGCGCTCCGCCGCCGACCCTTGGGATCCCCTGTTGAGGGCACGCCATTCCTGGCTAGACTGTTCCAGAGTGAGCAGGAAAGGAGTTCAGGCTGCCGCCACCTGCCGGAGAGTTGAAGAGGCTTGAATGAGAACCCCAGCCATCACTTGCTCTTGCCCGCCGCAGCTTAATTTTCCTCCTCAGCGCTGGCTGTGGAGTTGCTTGGGAGCCATGGCCATAACGGCTCTCACGGCTGTTGCCGCTTGGGCGCGGCCAGTGCTGGAAGTACGCATGACCCTGGGTTTGCCCATCAGCCCCAACTACTGGTACATGGTAGCTCTCAGCCGGGCCGGCAGCCCTGGCCCTACCGCCAACTTGGTGGATCCCAACGTCCGTGTGGGGCTCAACGAGTACACCTTTGTGCGGGACTGGGATTACCTCATTCGGGTTACCCCCCTCAACGAAGAGTCGGTCTTGCAAGCCACCATCCAGCGGTTTGGAGAGCCGGAACGAGAGTTTGCCGTTGGCTTTAACCAGGTACGGGTTAATCGCCTTACCCGTGACCGCGATACCCTCAATTTCCAGATCGATATCTCCGAGCTGCAGGGTCTCGATGGGCGGGATCAAGATATTCAGGTGGCTCTGCTCACCGCTCGCGCCCCCTTCCGTGTGGCCCCCGAAGAGACCAATCTGGCCATTGATGCCACCCGGGGAGATTTGCCCAATTTCTATCGCCTCAGCCTGTCCAATCAGCGGCAGGTGGTTGTGGATGATCCCCAGCGACAAGAGACGGTGCGCCGCAGCCGCGAATTGATCCAACAAAGTGGCTCCGGAGCTGCCCTCACTCGCGACCTTATCGAGGGCGGGGCTTTGGAGATTTTGGCCGCCAACATCCTCACCTTCGAGCTGCGCCTGGTGGATCGCTAGAGAGGGATCTCTTCCCATCTGACATCTGCCCAAGACCGTTCTTGCAGCCCGGCAGAGCCTCAATCCCTCAATAGTCGTTCCAAGTTGCCGTGAACCGGCCCATTGGCTTCCCTCTACCCTTGGGAGAAAGGCTCGGGGATCTCAAGCGATTGGAAAAACTCCTTCTCCTGGAACGGGTGCAGGATCCAACATCACAAACAAAAACGACTCCAGCCCTGCCAGGTAGGTGAGCACCTCCTCCTGGGCCGCTTCCGGCTCTAACGTGTTGACCTGAGCTGCCTGCTCAATCATGGCCTTCACCGGCGTTGGCCCCTGCAACAGGGATCCCAACCAAGCCATCTGAGGGGCTGAGATGGTCAGGCGCCCATAGCTGGATCCCGGCCAATTCATGGCAAACTCCAGCTTCTTCTCGTAGGCTTTGGCGAAGCTTTGGCGAAATTCGACGTTGTCGGCCAGGATGGGGTTGAGCTGCACTCTGCCCCCCAGCCAATCGGCGTCGCTCCAGGGCAAGACCAAGGAAGAGCCGGGGTGTTCCGCCCAAAAGTCAATGAGGCGATGGTTGGGGTAGATCAGCTCATAAAAGTGATTCTGGTCGGCAGGCGAGAGTTTGTCCAGCTCAGCTTGCAACCAGGGGGGCATGGCCCTCTCCTTGAACAAAAGCGCCGGATCCCAGTCGGCATAGTCCACCAAGCAGACAAGGCCCAGATCGGCGTCTGCGAGCATGCGCATCAGGTCGGGGATCAGGAAGCCCTTGTCTCCTGGCAAGAGGTAGTTGGCCCGGATGTTGGTGTCGTCTTTGTAGATCTCAGGGTTCCAGCGCAGGGCTGCCCGCATTTCGTCCGAGGCCAAACTGGCCATGAATTCCCGCACCCGCTGACAGGCTTCAGGGGTGGGCAGATCAAATAGCCCCAGCAGCCGAAACGCCTCTTGCATGCGGAAGATGACCTCCCGCTGGTAGGCGTGATGTAGGTTGGCCCGCAGGATCCCGTCAGGTTTGAGAACCCGCTTGAGGGCTTTTAGCCCCGCCACCGGATCGTCCAGCAGATAGAGCACATCGTTGAGGCTGATGAAGTCAAATTCCAACCCCAACTGTTCGATATCCAACAGGTCGAGAACATACAACTCCACCTCTCCAAAACCGTGGTAGCGCAAGCGTCGCTCCGTCACCCGTACCGACTCTGCTGACAGGTCGCACACCACCAGCCGCGCCCCTGGATTGGCCTCCGCCAGGATCAACGTTTCCCAGCCAGAGCCGCAGCCAGCATTCAAAATGAGAGCGCCTTCGCTGGGCACAATGGCGCGGGTGCGGGCGTATTGGGCGGTGGTCAAACTTAGGCGGTACAACCCGTCAATGGCGTTGCGGCCCGAGGCCTCAATGGAAACATTGGGGTAGGGCAGTTCTTCGTACAGTTGCCGCAGAGATTCTGTCGAGCTGCTGGCCATGGGATCCGCTGCAGGAAGCTGCCCTTTATGCTACCCGGCATCCCTTCCCCGCAGGAATGCCTCTAAGGCAGCAGCCAGGGTTTCATTCCCCTGCAGATCCAATCCATCCGGCCTCTGGGGTGGGTGGGCGGGATCCCGCAAAAAGTCCCAGGATCCTTGAAAAAACTCCTCTGGCGAGAGAATGCGATGCCAGCCGTAGCGCTGCAGACCCTCAACCAGCAACGGCGACTCGGCAAACCCAGAGCGGGTAACACAGGCCATAGGTGTGCGGCTGCGCAGGGCCTCTGCCAAAGTGCCATAGCCCGGCTTGGACACCACCCAGCGGCAGAGGGGCATCACATCCACCGGTCGCCACACCCGCCCATCCAAAACCCGCAAGTTGGGCAAGGGGGGAGCTTCCGGATCAAAGGTGAGAAACTGCCAGTCGGGAAAATCTTGGAGCCGCTCGTAAGGAAACCCCTGCACCCCCAGCCCGCCAAAGGTGAACAAAGCCCTGGGTTGATCCGGGTGTAACCCCAACTGGGCGGCGACCTCTTCTGGTGGGTAGCGGGGATCCGATCCCGTCAGCCCCACCTCCTGCTGACGCGGAAAAGCGCTAGTGCTCCGCACCGCTGACGCGACCATGCTCTCGCTAAAGGGCAGGCGAAACAGAAGGTCACATTGCCCATAGAGCTCCTGGATCCAGGCCACAAACGGTTGAAACTCCGGGCCGTATTCTTGGTAGATGAAATCCCAGCCAAAATTACTGGCCATCCAGCAAGGGATCCCAGCAGCCTGGGCAATCGCCGCAGCAATGGGCGGCACATCCGCCA
Proteins encoded in this region:
- the ispF gene encoding 2-C-methyl-D-erythritol 2,4-cyclodiphosphate synthase, whose translation is MRIGQGYDIHRLVEGRPLILGGIRIPYEKGLLGHSDADVLTHAIMDALLGAAALRDIGYYFPPEDERWKGADSILLLQQVVQLVGQEGWRIANVDSVVVAEQPKLKPHIPAIQARLAEAMQLSPKQVGVKATTNEKLGPVGQGEAMAAFAVVLLLER
- a CDS encoding ABC transporter substrate-binding protein; the protein is MAGQNTTSTEQLKRSLFVPLFLGILLLWLGACAAPARPPHLIATVTSDPKTFNTYLATESSSRDAIAYLEAGLVTLDEDTLLPKPELAEGWEVSEDGLRYVFTLREGLRWSDGEPLTAADVDFTFNRIIFNERIPTSARDVQRIGEAGALPQVRALDERRIEFILPEPFAPFLLQAGSPILPKHILEPTVEQVDSQGNPLFLQTWGIDTPVQELVGAGPYILQEYTPGQRLVYRPNPYYWKGEGIPRIERVILRIVDSEDTALLQFRSGETDVFSVRGRDFQLLKREEERDQFTIYNLGQTLNNYFFAFNLSRARNPQTGRPFVDPVKSRWFNDLNFRRAVAHAMNRQFYVDSVLQGLGEIQHSVFSPASPFYLSPEEGLPTYDYNPEKARQLLLDAGYTYDAEGHLRDSEGNRVRFTLLTNAGNNQREATGALIKADLERIGITVDFTPIAFNTLVQRTDSRDWETLLLGFGGGGTEPNNGSNIWRSDGRLHLFNLGDLPGNPAEGVEVSDWEREIDRIFIEGVRELEFEKRKALYDRFQIIIQEQLPQIGTFNPLVLSALRNRIQGVDPRPILGPLWNLDQLYIQE
- a CDS encoding UbiH/UbiF/VisC/COQ6 family ubiquinone biosynthesis hydroxylase is translated as MSLLPTSAAPLAIAPTAAKPRRLDFEVVIAGAGMVGSTLAAALGQAGIRVGLIEGRDLSQGVGPDGRASALALGTARILQRIGVWPLMEAWGVSPIHRIQVSDGESPWVAQLRREMLQAPALGYVVENQITQKALLQRIRECPSVTLFSPAQVQSFSPAADHIRVELAQEGSRQTLRAALLVVADGARSRLREQAGIPLSRWGYGQVCIVSTLTHEHPHRQVAYERFQVSGPFAILPTSDPHRSCVVWTVRQGDRDRLMGLSEAEFLQAIRPCFGSQLGALLAASPRACYEPQRAHAQTYIGSRLALVGDAAHTTHPLGGQGANLGMRDVAALAALLIEAKMAGRDPGDPALLKAYERCRRPENALVLFATDAANRLFSNRSWPLLVLRRLGLWGLEVLPLLKPALMRQAMGIRPHQPQLQQLPFPAPPEPLATPV
- a CDS encoding class I SAM-dependent methyltransferase → MASSSTESLRQLYEELPYPNVSIEASGRNAIDGLYRLSLTTAQYARTRAIVPSEGALILNAGCGSGWETLILAEANPGARLVVCDLSAESVRVTERRLRYHGFGEVELYVLDLLDIEQLGLEFDFISLNDVLYLLDDPVAGLKALKRVLKPDGILRANLHHAYQREVIFRMQEAFRLLGLFDLPTPEACQRVREFMASLASDEMRAALRWNPEIYKDDTNIRANYLLPGDKGFLIPDLMRMLADADLGLVCLVDYADWDPALLFKERAMPPWLQAELDKLSPADQNHFYELIYPNHRLIDFWAEHPGSSLVLPWSDADWLGGRVQLNPILADNVEFRQSFAKAYEKKLEFAMNWPGSSYGRLTISAPQMAWLGSLLQGPTPVKAMIEQAAQVNTLEPEAAQEEVLTYLAGLESFLFVMLDPAPVPGEGVFPIA
- a CDS encoding amylo-alpha-1,6-glucosidase; translated protein: MAEDIIQIQDQYYIRASASWVEARSHVLKHDNCFAIFDRRGNMRPLGIRDHGLFRDDTRFLSRWVLDLQGKQFLLLSSEVREDKDILAVDLTNPEFTTSEGQFIGQDTLHVLRTTFLWNNVAYERIRIHNYGSEPFRVPITLRFEADFADIFEIRGIRRAQRGQVLPAQVNPEGVVLRYRGLDGVERQTQLQFLPAPELVSEKLAQWWVPLAPQEERDLELRVICSYGGEEIAPLTYQEALQAEREQRASLRAQAHRIDTGNAQFNDWLNASRDDLLMMLTRTPYGLYPYAGVPWFTTVFGRDALITALATLWWFPDLARGVLLYLAAHQAQEVDPSRDAEPGKILHEQRSSEMAKTREIPFGNYFGSIDSTPLFVVLAGRYVRRSGDLELLRQLWPNIEAALHWMDTYGDADGDGFLEYAGKARRGLRNQGWKDSEDAIFYPDGSLAEPPLALCEVQGYAYEAKQLAAEMAELLGRQEQAAQLRQQAEKLQQQFWDHFWCEELGGYALALDGQKQPCRVRSSNMGHCLFSGIAHPEHAACIARQLLEPAFFSGWGIRTVPEGEGRYNPMSYHNGSIWPHDNALIAAGLSRYGFKGEAVRVLTALFDASQFLELKRLPELFCGFRRRQREGPTLYPVACLPQSWAAASVFLLLQACLGLEIDGLAQRVHLTKPTLPLWLPHVILENVQVGQGSLDIGLYLQAGGVGINILRSAGDVELTVK
- a CDS encoding TIGR02450 family Trp-rich protein; this translates as MARSKPRQKQRFPHLLGSKWTSAQPVMGWRHFQVTARQQGEGGVVFAELRAVCDPQVRLWVNAATLKNRDLWQPGWTPLEDGIPCGRQDPLLDRAGG
- a CDS encoding glycosyltransferase family 4 protein; translation: MRIAQIAPLHESVPPKLYGGTERVVSWLTEELVRRGHEVTLFASGDSQTQARLIPFRERALRLDPTAIDTVAPHILMVEKAFQMADEFDIIHGHIDYYPYALARRHPQVSFLATLHGRLDIPELQPLYTEFQDIPVVSISNAQRLPLPQARWVGTVYHGLPLDLHRFYPEKGDYLAFLGRVSPEKGLDTAIEIAARAGMPLKAAIKIDAVDRQYYELEIKPLASRHPNVEIIGEITDQEKSEFLGKAYAVLFPIRWPEPFGLVMIEAMACGTPVIATRFGSVPEVMADRRSGFIVDSVEEAVEAVEKVGSLSRAGVRQVFEERFSVERMVSDYEALYRQLVNERQEMSRRRQLNKA